A single Apostichopus japonicus isolate 1M-3 chromosome 11, ASM3797524v1, whole genome shotgun sequence DNA region contains:
- the LOC139975861 gene encoding uncharacterized protein, with protein sequence MADTLGVRQVRMVYLITYSPADETLCASRENFAEQVRGSFESVGAHIIQWVCCQETHQDGGKHYHMAVKLDRPRRWLRVKSLLENQHGNVVLFSSTHANYYTAWQYVVKEDAGVLQTPGHPDLGASPPATTSASTSRVLQASGEQSARAPLKKKRKRLSAFDVSQMVVKRNIKTRTELLALAEMQKREGKTDLAEFVVNRGQKCVAKAIEVAWELHDAESKLERGKKSRPESCNGLWSKIAEDILRRNDIPAGTFQRAVVDVLEKGR encoded by the exons ATGGCTGATACATTAGGAGTACGTCAAGTTCGGATGGTATATTTGATAACATATAGCCCAGCCGATGAAACTCTATGCGCTTCGCGTGAAAATTTCGCAGAACAGGTACGAGGTTCGTTCGAGTCGGTAGGGGCACATATCATCCAATGGGTATGTTGTCAAGAAACCCACCAAGATGGCGGCAAACACTATCACATGGCGGTAAAGCTTGATCGGCCACGTCGATGGTTAAGAGTTAAGAGCCTGTTAGAAAACCAGCATGGAAATGTGGTGCTTTTCTCCTCAACCCATGCTAATTATTACACGGCATGGCAGTATGTCGTTAAAGAGGACGCTGGCGTCCTGCAAACCCCAGGTCACCCGGACCTGGGGGCCAGCCCACCAGCCACAACATCGGCCAGTACCTCTAGGGTCCTGCAGGCATCAGGGGAACAATCAGCACGTGCGCCACTAAAAAAAAAGCGCAAACGGCTTAGCGCGTTCGATGTGTCCCAGATGGTAGTTAAGCGGAACATAAAGACCCGGACAGAACTGCTGGCTTTGGCCGAAATGCAGAAACGAGAGGGGAAAACCGACTTGGCTGAATTTGTGGTGAATCGGGGACAAAAGTGTGTCGCGAAAGCGATCGAG GTCGCGTGGGAACTACACGACGCCGAGAGTAAGCTGGAGCGAGGAAAGAAATCTCGTCCCGAAAGCTGCAACGGGCTATGGTCCAAAATCGCGGAAGACATTTTGCGTCGGAATGATATTCCCGCCGGTACATTTCAACGGGCTGTTGTCGACGTCCTCGAGAAGGGCCGG tag